In Edaphobacter dinghuensis, one genomic interval encodes:
- a CDS encoding tetratricopeptide repeat protein produces MRAHCFAAAIIATALTLQLHAQTATQTSSMSVATAHALLERGDVTDAIAMLEMLQKQTPKAPGIAHELGLAYYRSGKLVEAEKSFAEAMQQDPTDEESVQLRGLTLYRLGHPAEAIPYLEKIRKWTPNGNADANYVLGLCYMNAQRFDEARAAFATQYGFAPDSGAAWLLMGNMLLRANFAEMALQAGQKALAATPNLPLAHFLMGEVYLYKSDPQKALAEFNQERRINPAYAPIYDRLGDVYTQLGDYQQAQESLTRALSLDLSSTGPFIQMGKVLLKKNDPQTAAMYLEHAEKMDPGNSLTHILLGQAYRGLGKKDEARQEFESAAKISAASRPTLQSIQ; encoded by the coding sequence ATGCGAGCACACTGTTTTGCAGCTGCGATTATTGCAACAGCACTCACCCTGCAACTCCACGCTCAAACCGCCACCCAGACCAGCAGCATGAGCGTAGCCACTGCACACGCTCTGCTTGAGCGCGGCGACGTCACCGACGCCATCGCGATGCTCGAGATGTTGCAAAAGCAAACCCCCAAAGCACCCGGCATTGCGCACGAGCTCGGCCTCGCCTACTACCGCAGCGGCAAGCTCGTCGAAGCAGAAAAATCCTTCGCCGAAGCCATGCAGCAAGATCCCACCGACGAAGAGTCCGTCCAGCTTCGCGGCCTGACGCTCTACCGCCTCGGCCACCCCGCCGAAGCCATCCCCTATCTCGAAAAGATTCGCAAGTGGACGCCGAACGGCAACGCCGACGCGAACTACGTCCTCGGCCTCTGCTACATGAACGCGCAGCGCTTCGACGAGGCCCGCGCCGCCTTTGCCACCCAATACGGATTCGCGCCCGACTCCGGCGCCGCATGGCTGCTCATGGGCAACATGCTGCTGCGGGCTAACTTCGCAGAGATGGCGTTGCAGGCTGGGCAGAAGGCGCTCGCGGCAACTCCCAACCTTCCACTCGCGCACTTCCTCATGGGCGAGGTCTACCTCTACAAATCCGATCCACAGAAGGCGCTCGCCGAGTTCAACCAGGAGCGCCGCATCAACCCTGCCTATGCTCCCATCTACGATCGCCTCGGCGACGTCTACACGCAACTCGGCGACTACCAGCAGGCGCAGGAGTCACTCACCCGCGCTCTCTCGCTCGACCTCTCTAGCACCGGCCCCTTCATCCAGATGGGCAAAGTCCTGCTCAAGAAAAATGATCCGCAGACGGCAGCGATGTATCTCGAGCACGCCGAGAAGATGGACCCCGGCAACTCCCTCACCCACATACTGCTCGGACAGGCCTATCGCGGGTTGGGCAAGAAGGACGAGGCACGGCAGGAATTTGAAAGCGCTGCAAAGATCAGCGCCGCCAGCCGTCCCACACTGCAATCAATCCAATAA
- a CDS encoding amylo-alpha-1,6-glucosidase produces MRFSFWGLIALCSVAAAQTTTLRPIDNFPLQDHGLVIRRHIEANQPFTVAGTRGLVVGQQDGQFEAWVLPIKILSHFTIEANVEGYDVPIDVNQAAREIEVYPDHTTITYSHIAFTLRQTIFAPDEAKQGTGAVVLFQIDSIRPVDFTFRFTPEMRPMWPERGSGVPSAEWVKQGASGFYILHTDYPDLAGAVAIPGAQPGIMAPYQEKPHVYPLELKLHYDPKRDGKRFFPLLLAEGTTQATATNAALAEKISTLDTTLPTLYAEHAARYAYMLSTLTSIETPDKHLNNDFQWAEMSIEQLRAATVDKTVNRNTEEIGLVAGYYSSGDSARPGFGWFFGRDTLYTLYAVNSFGDFTLSRNALEFLIERQRDDGKIMHEYSQTAMNTDWRSLPYMYAAADSTPLFLTQMLDYVRASGDISFLREHREAVEKAWRFETTHDADGDGIYDNTQGTGWVESWPPGMPKQEIYLACLDQQASAAMAKLSELLGDTATSSAASSRAAAIAKKIEAEYYMPATQSYAFSSNTGTLDRTATIFPAIAWWNSGEGLSHATPSFEHWASHDFSTDWGLRDIAESDPLYDPISYHQGSVWPLFTGWLSMAEYRTGRALAGYAYLMQTANQTTTQDLGAVTELLSGAYFEPFGRSTSHQLWSSSMVITPAMRGLFGIDIDAPAKTVHLDPHLPADWNDAEVHQLHIGDSIIDLSYHREGQQMVVHVKQVSGAAVKLAADKETVKVTNNGQTAIFQLPAIEVTLPQHLPLPGARTSQPKVLSQTTDAHSMKLDLEAQAGSTVTFKLRKNAEAPNLTAEGATIVPPTASGNLSQLQITLPAGNGYQRKTITLHW; encoded by the coding sequence ATGCGCTTTTCTTTCTGGGGACTCATTGCACTCTGCAGTGTCGCTGCCGCGCAGACGACAACACTGCGTCCGATCGACAACTTCCCGCTTCAGGACCACGGCCTCGTCATTCGACGCCATATCGAAGCCAACCAGCCCTTCACCGTCGCAGGCACACGTGGCCTCGTCGTCGGCCAGCAGGACGGCCAGTTCGAAGCCTGGGTGCTTCCCATAAAGATCCTCAGCCACTTCACCATCGAGGCCAACGTCGAAGGCTACGATGTTCCCATCGACGTCAATCAGGCCGCGCGCGAGATCGAGGTCTACCCCGACCACACCACCATCACCTATTCGCACATCGCCTTCACCCTGCGCCAAACCATCTTCGCGCCCGACGAAGCAAAGCAGGGAACCGGCGCCGTCGTCCTCTTCCAGATCGACTCCATCCGTCCCGTCGACTTCACCTTTCGCTTCACGCCCGAGATGCGCCCCATGTGGCCCGAGCGCGGCAGCGGAGTTCCATCCGCCGAATGGGTCAAGCAGGGCGCGAGTGGCTTCTACATCCTGCACACCGACTATCCCGACCTCGCCGGGGCCGTCGCCATTCCCGGAGCCCAGCCCGGCATCATGGCTCCCTATCAGGAGAAGCCGCACGTCTACCCGCTCGAGCTCAAGCTGCACTACGATCCCAAGCGCGATGGCAAGCGTTTCTTCCCGCTCCTTCTGGCCGAAGGAACGACGCAGGCAACCGCAACCAACGCCGCACTCGCCGAAAAAATCTCCACGCTCGACACCACGCTGCCCACGCTCTACGCCGAACACGCGGCCCGCTACGCGTATATGCTCTCCACGCTCACCTCGATCGAGACGCCCGACAAACACCTTAACAACGACTTCCAATGGGCCGAGATGTCGATCGAACAACTCCGCGCCGCAACCGTCGACAAGACCGTCAACCGCAATACAGAAGAGATCGGCCTCGTCGCCGGTTACTACTCGTCGGGCGATTCAGCGCGTCCCGGCTTCGGCTGGTTCTTTGGCCGCGACACGCTCTACACGCTCTACGCCGTCAACAGCTTCGGCGACTTCACCCTCTCGCGCAATGCACTCGAGTTCCTCATCGAGCGTCAGCGCGACGACGGCAAGATCATGCACGAGTACAGCCAGACCGCGATGAACACCGATTGGCGCTCGCTGCCCTACATGTACGCCGCTGCCGACTCCACGCCGCTCTTCCTTACCCAGATGCTCGACTACGTGCGAGCCAGCGGCGACATCTCCTTCCTGCGCGAGCATCGCGAAGCCGTCGAAAAAGCATGGCGCTTCGAAACCACGCACGACGCCGATGGCGACGGCATCTACGACAACACGCAAGGCACGGGATGGGTCGAGAGCTGGCCCCCCGGCATGCCGAAGCAGGAGATCTACCTCGCGTGCTTAGATCAGCAGGCATCCGCCGCAATGGCAAAGCTCTCCGAGTTGTTGGGCGACACTGCCACATCCTCTGCCGCATCGTCACGCGCCGCAGCAATAGCCAAGAAGATCGAAGCCGAATACTACATGCCCGCCACGCAGAGCTACGCCTTCAGCAGTAACACGGGCACGCTCGACCGCACCGCCACCATCTTTCCCGCCATCGCATGGTGGAACAGCGGCGAAGGCTTGAGCCATGCAACACCGAGCTTCGAGCACTGGGCCTCGCACGACTTCTCCACCGACTGGGGACTGCGCGACATCGCCGAAAGCGATCCTCTCTACGATCCCATCAGCTACCACCAGGGCTCGGTGTGGCCGCTCTTCACCGGCTGGCTCTCCATGGCCGAGTACAGAACCGGTCGCGCGCTCGCAGGCTACGCCTACCTCATGCAGACCGCCAACCAGACCACCACGCAAGACCTCGGCGCAGTCACCGAGCTGCTCTCCGGCGCGTACTTCGAGCCATTCGGCAGAAGCACCAGCCACCAGCTCTGGTCGTCTTCGATGGTCATCACGCCCGCCATGCGCGGCCTCTTCGGCATCGACATCGACGCACCCGCCAAGACAGTGCACCTCGATCCGCACCTGCCCGCAGACTGGAATGACGCCGAAGTGCATCAACTACACATAGGCGACTCCATCATCGACCTCAGCTACCACCGCGAAGGACAGCAGATGGTAGTCCACGTCAAGCAAGTCTCAGGCGCAGCAGTTAAACTGGCCGCAGATAAAGAAACTGTAAAAGTCACAAATAACGGACAGACGGCAATCTTCCAGCTTCCCGCAATCGAAGTCACACTGCCGCAACATCTGCCACTACCCGGCGCTCGCACATCCCAGCCAAAGGTCCTCTCACAAACCACCGACGCCCACTCCATGAAGCTCGATCTCGAAGCACAAGCCGGATCGACCGTCACCTTCAAGCTGCGCAAAAACGCAGAGGCACCAAATCTAACCGCCGAAGGCGCAACCATTGTTCCGCCCACCGCCTCCGGCAACCTAAGCCAATTGCAGATCACCTTACCTGCAGGCAACGGCTACCAACGCAAGACCATCACCCTCCACTGGTAA
- a CDS encoding GGDEF domain-containing protein, translated as MKSKHVVWASIVYLGTQALCIKLFPSHAMGVSYPFMILAPWLALAVCWWHARDCAQRTRLLWTLVCTALVVWGIGILFAAWEDLSFYNPMAGADFSDFLFFVYGMPILLAISSPTEGEHNSAFVWLDAVQVVMTALLIYVAAFSVLPFTPRNGHTLSISRLLVIYNFEGFALAAVATLRLLAYTNDGEERRFYQILCSYLWIYASLAALYNHITISTNEHTGLYDLFTVLPFAVLSILAVTLFSEREETVQSARRKPLTLFIDNASPIFFTITLLVLAAALVREHYYIGMSGIAVALAVYAIRATMLQSRYMHAQQELQVARDKMEAMSLTDSLTGVANRRSFDRTLEVEWRRSVRRKSPLSLLMIDVDFFKNLNDKYGHPYGDSCLIEIANALQTALPRSSDLLARYGGEEFGIILSATDARGADTVAFRVREFVRALHLKNETPIGQFVTISIGVATYEFPHEGASADLIQSADEALYRAKRHGRDRIEFAVPATITRESAATSAKVR; from the coding sequence TTGAAATCGAAGCACGTTGTGTGGGCATCGATCGTGTATCTCGGAACGCAGGCCCTCTGCATCAAGTTGTTTCCGTCGCATGCCATGGGTGTCTCCTATCCGTTCATGATCCTGGCGCCGTGGCTCGCACTTGCGGTCTGCTGGTGGCATGCTCGCGACTGTGCCCAGCGCACCCGTCTGCTGTGGACGCTCGTCTGCACGGCGCTGGTCGTCTGGGGCATCGGCATCCTTTTTGCGGCGTGGGAGGACCTCTCCTTCTATAACCCCATGGCAGGCGCCGACTTCTCAGACTTCCTCTTCTTCGTCTACGGCATGCCGATCCTGCTCGCCATCTCGTCGCCGACCGAAGGCGAGCATAACTCCGCCTTCGTATGGCTCGATGCCGTTCAGGTAGTCATGACGGCGCTTCTGATCTACGTTGCCGCCTTCTCGGTGCTGCCCTTCACTCCTCGCAACGGACATACGCTTTCGATCTCGCGTCTTCTGGTCATCTACAACTTCGAGGGCTTTGCCCTTGCTGCGGTAGCAACCCTGCGCCTGCTGGCCTACACCAACGACGGCGAAGAGCGCCGCTTCTACCAAATCCTGTGCAGCTACCTCTGGATCTATGCCTCTCTGGCCGCGCTTTATAACCACATCACCATCTCGACCAACGAACATACCGGCCTGTACGACCTGTTCACCGTGCTTCCGTTCGCTGTCCTCTCTATCCTCGCCGTCACTCTCTTCTCCGAGCGCGAAGAGACCGTGCAGTCGGCACGGCGCAAGCCGCTGACCCTGTTTATCGACAACGCCAGCCCCATCTTCTTCACCATCACGCTGCTGGTATTGGCCGCGGCGCTGGTGCGAGAGCACTACTACATCGGCATGAGCGGTATCGCAGTCGCGCTTGCGGTCTATGCCATCCGCGCGACGATGCTTCAGAGCCGTTACATGCATGCCCAACAGGAATTGCAAGTGGCGCGCGACAAGATGGAGGCCATGTCGCTGACCGACAGCCTCACCGGCGTCGCCAATCGCCGCAGCTTCGACCGCACGCTCGAGGTGGAGTGGCGCCGCTCCGTGCGCCGCAAGAGTCCGCTGTCGCTGCTGATGATCGACGTCGACTTCTTCAAGAATCTCAACGACAAGTACGGCCATCCCTATGGCGACTCCTGCCTCATCGAGATCGCCAACGCGCTGCAGACCGCGCTGCCGCGCTCTTCCGACCTGCTCGCACGCTACGGCGGCGAAGAGTTCGGCATCATTCTCTCTGCTACCGACGCCCGCGGTGCCGACACCGTCGCCTTCCGTGTGCGTGAGTTTGTCCGCGCTCTGCACCTCAAAAACGAGACCCCCATCGGCCAGTTCGTCACCATCAGCATCGGCGTCGCCACCTACGAGTTTCCCCACGAAGGCGCCTCTGCCGATCTTATCCAGTCCGCCGATGAAGCGCTCTATCGCGCCAAGCGCCATGGACGCGACCGCATTGAGTTCGCCGTCCCGGCCACCATCACCCGCGAAAGCGCGGCGACCTCTGCAAAGGTCCGCTAA
- a CDS encoding class I SAM-dependent methyltransferase, whose protein sequence is MEEAKPSRTALRVAMRRAAHQIYDDKPLVFEDPFAVSILGDTYAEEVRRTPTNPDRIFSVSLRAFLVARSRYAEDNLARAVERGVTQYVLLGAGLDTFAHRNAYPGLKVFEVDHPATQQWKRDLLEAGGLAAPERLTYAPVDFERESLPEQLAAAGFDTTAPTFFAWLGVVPYLTAEAFRTTLSFIASQPQGSGLVMDYGQPRHVLPWLEQLAHDSLASRVALAGEPFQLFFTPEQIAEELAAFREIEDLGTGEINHRYFVGRSDSLWLRGTAGRLLCAWL, encoded by the coding sequence ATGGAAGAAGCCAAACCCTCTCGAACCGCACTGCGCGTAGCCATGCGCCGCGCCGCGCACCAGATCTACGACGACAAGCCGCTCGTCTTCGAAGATCCCTTCGCCGTCTCCATCCTGGGCGACACCTACGCCGAAGAGGTTCGCCGCACTCCCACCAACCCCGACCGAATCTTCTCCGTCTCGCTGCGCGCCTTTCTGGTAGCACGCAGCCGCTACGCCGAAGACAACCTCGCCCGTGCCGTCGAGCGCGGCGTCACGCAGTATGTCCTTCTCGGCGCAGGCCTCGATACCTTCGCCCATCGCAACGCCTACCCCGGCCTGAAGGTCTTTGAGGTCGATCATCCCGCGACCCAGCAGTGGAAGCGCGATCTGCTCGAGGCAGGCGGTCTCGCCGCGCCCGAGAGATTGACCTACGCGCCGGTGGACTTCGAGCGCGAGTCGCTGCCCGAGCAACTCGCCGCAGCAGGATTCGACACCACCGCACCCACTTTTTTCGCATGGCTGGGAGTCGTGCCCTACCTCACCGCCGAGGCCTTCCGCACCACCTTATCCTTCATCGCATCGCAGCCTCAGGGCAGCGGTCTCGTCATGGACTACGGCCAGCCTCGCCACGTTCTCCCCTGGCTCGAACAGCTCGCGCACGACTCGCTGGCCTCACGCGTCGCGCTGGCAGGCGAGCCCTTCCAGCTCTTCTTCACTCCAGAACAGATTGCCGAGGAGCTGGCAGCCTTTCGCGAGATCGAAGACCTCGGCACCGGCGAGATCAACCACCGCTACTTCGTCGGACGCAGCGACTCGCTCTGGCTTCGCGGAACCGCAGGACGGTTGCTCTGCGCCTGGCTTTAG
- the accD gene encoding acetyl-CoA carboxylase, carboxyltransferase subunit beta codes for MSWFKREDNEIVNDPEKTVRTEGLWVRCDGCREIIFKADLEANLQVCPKCGKHFRIDARARIANLLEPGYELVDLDLRSTDPLEFTDLKPYKRRLAEAQKKTGLNDAIINATGSMGPHAVVLSVMEYNFIGGSMGAVVGETIARAVDRSLATRNPLIIISASGGARMMEGIASLMQLAKVSAGLARMDDEAIPYISVMTDPTTGGVTASFAMLGDLNIAEPGALIGFAGPRVIEQTIRQKLPEGFQRSEFLMQHGFLDAIVPRKQMKQYLTQALSWMTDNNTKTA; via the coding sequence ATGAGTTGGTTCAAACGCGAAGACAATGAGATCGTCAACGATCCGGAGAAGACCGTCCGCACCGAGGGGCTCTGGGTGCGCTGCGACGGATGCCGCGAGATCATCTTCAAGGCCGATCTCGAGGCGAACCTTCAGGTCTGTCCGAAGTGCGGCAAGCACTTCCGCATCGACGCGCGGGCACGCATCGCCAACCTGCTCGAGCCGGGTTACGAGCTGGTCGACCTCGATCTGCGCTCGACCGATCCGCTGGAGTTTACCGATCTCAAGCCCTACAAGCGCCGCCTGGCCGAAGCCCAGAAGAAGACCGGCCTCAACGACGCCATCATCAACGCTACCGGCTCCATGGGTCCGCACGCCGTCGTCCTGAGCGTGATGGAGTACAACTTTATCGGCGGTAGTATGGGCGCCGTCGTCGGCGAGACCATCGCCCGCGCCGTCGACCGCTCGCTCGCCACCCGCAACCCTCTCATCATCATCTCGGCATCGGGCGGCGCGCGCATGATGGAAGGCATCGCCTCGCTGATGCAGCTCGCCAAAGTCTCCGCCGGTCTGGCGCGCATGGACGACGAAGCCATCCCCTACATCTCCGTCATGACCGATCCCACCACCGGCGGCGTCACCGCCAGCTTCGCCATGCTGGGCGACCTCAACATCGCCGAGCCCGGAGCCTTGATCGGCTTCGCCGGCCCCCGCGTCATCGAGCAGACCATCCGGCAGAAGCTGCCCGAGGGCTTCCAGCGCTCCGAGTTCCTGATGCAGCATGGCTTCCTCGACGCCATCGTCCCACGCAAGCAGATGAAGCAATATCTGACCCAGGCGCTCTCGTGGATGACCGACAACAACACCAAAACCGCCTGA
- a CDS encoding 23S rRNA (pseudouridine(1915)-N(3))-methyltransferase RlmH, whose product MRIVLIAIVPRRARTKSEATDRLLADYIERCGRYVPCDSQIFEQEADFLEWLSKQPGRTPAYTILLDSRGQQFSSEDFAARFGALRDGGSQRVVLAVGPADGWSSAALQRASLLLSLGKMTLPHQLARVVAAEQVYRALTILAGHPYHSGH is encoded by the coding sequence ATGAGAATTGTTCTGATTGCAATTGTCCCCCGACGCGCACGCACCAAATCGGAGGCGACCGACCGTCTGCTGGCGGACTATATCGAGCGTTGCGGACGGTACGTACCCTGCGATTCACAGATCTTCGAGCAGGAGGCCGACTTTTTGGAGTGGCTCTCCAAGCAGCCTGGTCGCACCCCGGCCTACACCATCCTGCTCGACAGCCGCGGCCAGCAGTTCTCGTCCGAAGACTTCGCGGCGCGCTTCGGCGCCCTGCGCGACGGAGGCAGCCAGCGCGTGGTGCTGGCCGTGGGACCGGCCGATGGATGGTCCTCGGCGGCTTTGCAGCGTGCCAGTCTGTTGCTCTCTCTGGGCAAGATGACGCTGCCGCATCAACTGGCGCGAGTAGTAGCAGCCGAGCAGGTCTACCGCGCCCTTACGATCCTGGCCGGACATCCGTACCACTCCGGTCACTAA
- a CDS encoding TonB-dependent receptor — translation MGHRFKSAGIVLLVLLSLVGVGFAQTGSVTGQVFDPGGAVVPNATVTAKSETTALTRTTTTTSAGIYNFAALPPSVYTVTVEAQGFQAMTRNHVVLNVAATLPVNFTLALAGAVASVDVQDVTVAPVETDSFQISTVIDSKQMNDLPLILRDPYQLTLLSPGVVTATNNDGGFSVNGQRDRNNNFMLDGADNNDTSVPGIPGGISSANPDSTQEFRVITNNFDAEFGRNTGAVIDVITRGGSNQFHGDVYEFGRYNALGARDFFNYKGTPQNPYVRNDFGASVGGPIWKDHTFFFLNGEVQRFRTTRTSSQTTPTAAFKTGKFNFIDQSPGGLVTPVDLTDPTNPNNATGLGIDPQIQKILALMPVGADNGDGVSTTYNFASPDAFNSYNLTGRFDHKLTDRHQLTVRYIYGHFAETDPFHDEVLPGYGNTSNLGTAHNGVVSIASSLSANATNLVRGSYNLNNTGFFCNHAGIDAINGLDSFGNGRDVTLPYFSINFGCSPLGDSNGQARLSSTLLFADTFTLTKGAHSMKFGGEYRSVKDTNYDDFSSRDALTFDNYSNFQAKSYTFNGPDPSLSPVGSQFEDLIWGAQGVVSNNTENQFFTREGVRRGNDLSRFRQHEWALFAQDTWKVNSRFTAILGLRYAFNGVPYEKDGNFANFYGNASTATPANGFVFTSVGPGTGHQLYADSWKLIEPRVGFAYDLNGDGKTAIRGGFGIFHDRIFDNLFGNAKSNPPYQASLNEYPFESGISTLSTFPFPGQLTPSDSITDGDFNTPVVIDPFLKIPTSQSYNIGIQHQISRQLTLEVNYVGSHTLHALREIDGAPPQPNLVQAALAAGIDPAALQSTSLYTGGTDVNNNSFGPMVNNTAFYHELFQTAVVSGSYNSLQAKVVGQIGGLTLTGSYSWSHALDNGSDPIVPGAGDSGLPRNSFDLGPEYGNSDSDVRNRGTVAASYNLPVGLGAAHLSSGLLGHILEGIQLSGIQQAQSGLPFDLRSRVDNLHTSVTNRPELIGAPYPSHRGQITSKGKIVGPSMAAFANAPFGENVAIHRNKFYGPSFVNTDVVLQKTQTIHEQFKVVLRAESYNVLNHPNMSAPDTVTHNSLTLGSPTFGVATSQVGQNDGTTGARQIQGAVKIIF, via the coding sequence ATGGGTCATCGTTTTAAGAGTGCAGGTATTGTCTTATTGGTTCTTTTGTCTCTGGTTGGAGTAGGTTTCGCGCAGACCGGCAGCGTTACCGGCCAGGTCTTCGATCCGGGCGGGGCAGTCGTTCCCAATGCCACGGTGACGGCGAAGTCCGAGACGACAGCGCTGACGCGCACGACGACCACCACCTCGGCAGGTATCTACAACTTTGCTGCGCTGCCGCCCTCGGTCTATACGGTCACCGTCGAAGCCCAGGGCTTCCAGGCGATGACGCGCAATCACGTCGTGCTGAACGTTGCGGCGACGCTACCGGTGAACTTTACGCTCGCACTTGCCGGCGCGGTGGCCTCGGTCGACGTGCAGGACGTGACGGTGGCCCCGGTCGAGACCGATAGCTTCCAGATCTCGACGGTCATCGACTCCAAGCAGATGAATGACCTGCCTCTTATTTTGCGCGATCCCTACCAGCTCACCCTACTGTCTCCGGGCGTGGTCACGGCGACCAACAATGACGGCGGCTTCTCGGTGAACGGCCAGCGTGATCGCAACAACAACTTTATGCTCGACGGCGCCGACAACAACGACACCTCGGTCCCCGGCATTCCGGGCGGCATCTCGTCGGCCAATCCCGACTCGACGCAGGAGTTCCGCGTCATCACCAATAACTTTGATGCCGAGTTCGGACGCAACACCGGCGCAGTTATCGACGTGATTACCCGTGGTGGCAGCAACCAGTTCCACGGCGACGTGTACGAGTTTGGCCGCTACAACGCGTTGGGCGCTCGCGACTTCTTCAACTATAAGGGCACCCCGCAGAACCCCTACGTCCGCAACGACTTCGGTGCTTCGGTTGGCGGCCCCATCTGGAAGGACCACACCTTCTTCTTCCTGAACGGCGAGGTGCAGCGCTTCCGCACCACGCGTACCTCAAGCCAGACGACGCCGACGGCTGCCTTCAAGACCGGCAAGTTCAACTTTATCGACCAGTCGCCAGGCGGTTTAGTGACACCGGTGGACTTGACCGATCCTACTAACCCCAACAACGCGACCGGTCTCGGGATCGATCCTCAGATCCAAAAGATTCTGGCCTTGATGCCGGTAGGAGCCGATAACGGCGACGGTGTTAGCACAACCTACAACTTTGCCTCGCCCGACGCATTCAACTCCTATAACCTCACTGGCCGCTTCGACCACAAGCTGACCGACCGGCATCAACTCACCGTGCGTTACATCTACGGTCACTTTGCGGAGACCGATCCCTTCCACGACGAGGTTCTCCCGGGCTACGGCAACACCTCCAACCTGGGAACCGCACACAACGGCGTTGTCTCCATCGCGTCGTCGCTCTCTGCCAATGCCACGAACCTGGTTCGCGGAAGCTACAACCTCAATAACACCGGCTTCTTCTGCAATCATGCAGGCATCGACGCGATCAACGGATTGGACAGCTTCGGTAACGGGCGCGATGTCACCCTTCCCTACTTCAGCATCAACTTTGGTTGCTCTCCTCTGGGCGACAGTAATGGCCAGGCGCGACTCAGCTCGACGCTGCTCTTCGCCGATACTTTCACGCTGACCAAGGGTGCTCACTCCATGAAGTTCGGCGGTGAGTATCGCAGTGTGAAGGACACCAACTACGACGACTTCTCCTCGCGCGATGCGTTGACCTTCGATAACTACAGCAACTTCCAGGCAAAGTCCTACACGTTCAACGGTCCCGATCCCAGCCTCTCGCCGGTCGGCTCGCAGTTTGAAGATCTCATATGGGGCGCGCAGGGTGTTGTCTCCAACAACACGGAGAATCAGTTCTTCACCCGCGAGGGCGTTCGTCGCGGCAACGACCTCAGCCGCTTCCGTCAGCATGAGTGGGCTCTGTTTGCGCAGGATACCTGGAAGGTCAACTCCCGGTTCACGGCGATCCTCGGTCTGCGTTACGCCTTCAACGGTGTTCCTTACGAAAAGGACGGCAACTTCGCGAACTTCTACGGAAACGCCTCGACGGCTACCCCGGCGAATGGGTTCGTCTTTACGTCGGTCGGTCCTGGCACCGGGCATCAGCTCTATGCCGATAGCTGGAAGTTGATTGAGCCTCGCGTTGGCTTTGCCTACGACCTTAACGGTGACGGCAAGACGGCGATTCGCGGTGGCTTCGGCATCTTCCACGACCGCATCTTCGACAACCTCTTCGGCAATGCAAAGTCGAATCCGCCTTATCAGGCATCGTTGAACGAATATCCGTTTGAATCGGGCATCTCGACCTTGTCTACCTTCCCCTTCCCCGGGCAACTGACTCCGTCGGACAGCATCACCGACGGCGACTTCAACACCCCGGTGGTTATCGATCCGTTTCTGAAGATTCCCACGAGCCAGAGCTACAACATCGGCATCCAGCATCAGATCAGCCGGCAGTTGACGCTCGAAGTTAACTACGTCGGCAGCCACACTCTGCACGCCCTTCGTGAGATTGATGGTGCTCCACCACAGCCGAATCTGGTGCAGGCCGCTCTGGCTGCGGGTATCGATCCAGCTGCCTTGCAGAGTACCAGCCTTTACACCGGCGGCACCGATGTCAATAACAACAGCTTCGGTCCAATGGTCAATAACACTGCTTTCTATCATGAGCTCTTTCAGACGGCGGTCGTCAGCGGCAGCTACAACTCGCTACAGGCCAAGGTGGTCGGCCAGATCGGCGGACTAACCCTCACCGGCAGCTACAGCTGGTCGCACGCGCTTGACAACGGCAGCGACCCCATCGTCCCCGGTGCGGGTGACAGCGGCCTTCCACGTAACAGCTTTGACCTGGGACCGGAGTATGGAAACTCGGACTCCGACGTCCGCAACCGCGGCACCGTGGCGGCCAGCTACAACCTGCCTGTGGGTCTGGGCGCTGCGCACCTGAGCAGCGGTCTTCTAGGCCACATCTTGGAGGGTATCCAACTCTCGGGGATTCAGCAGGCGCAGAGTGGTCTGCCATTCGATCTTCGCAGCAGGGTCGATAATCTCCACACCAGCGTCACCAATCGTCCGGAGCTGATTGGAGCGCCGTATCCTTCCCATCGCGGTCAAATCACCTCGAAGGGTAAGATCGTCGGCCCCTCGATGGCTGCCTTTGCGAATGCGCCGTTTGGCGAGAACGTCGCCATCCATCGCAATAAGTTCTACGGTCCGAGCTTCGTCAACACCGACGTTGTTCTGCAGAAGACACAGACTATCCATGAGCAGTTCAAGGTGGTTCTGCGCGCTGAGAGTTACAACGTCCTCAACCATCCCAACATGTCTGCGCCGGATACCGTCACCCACAACTCGCTGACCCTTGGTTCGCCGACCTTCGGTGTGGCGACCTCGCAGGTTGGCCAGAACGATGGCACCACAGGCGCTCGCCAGATTCAGGGCGCTGTGAAGATCATCTTCTAA